In Thermococcus sp. MV5, the following are encoded in one genomic region:
- the purL gene encoding phosphoribosylformylglycinamidine synthase subunit PurL yields MFPHEEELIKEGLGREPNEVEKAMLEIMWSEHASYKSSRKWLKLLPTKNEHVILGPGEDAGVVKFDENTAIVVGIESHNHPSAVEPYGGAATGVGGIVRDILCMGARPIALLDPIRFGPLEKERNRYLFEYVVKGIADYGNRIGVPTVGGETEFDESLDNYTLVNVACIGLMKPEELVHSYVEESGLLLVLVGNKTGRDGIHGVTFASEELSENAEEEDRSAVQIPDPFTEKLLIEATLEALKTGKVKALKDLGGGGLTCASSEMAGKKGFGAIIYADRVPQREPNMNPMEIMISESQERMLFAVRKEDVNEIGKIFEKYELEWTVVGETIEEPRYIVYWNDEKIADLPIDLLADVPIIEWEVKPYNIEKDVQTPEISVEEALLEVLSSPNIVSKAWIWQQYDHEVQGRTVLKPGLDATVLKINNEYGLAFVSDGNPSYSHLNPYHGAMSAVAEVVRNLASVGARPLALVDNLNFASPERPEVYWSFIETIKGLADAAKAFDLAYVSGNVSFYNEVGNKPIKPTPVVAGLGKVKLENTTTMSFKDEDDLIAVVGITKKELGGSELYRIFGIKEGIAPRVDLEREKQNVEGILKAIELKLVKAVHDVSKGGLAVALIEMAIAGNKGFEVDIAKIPTEEELSPVEVLFSETQGRFIVSFEKKNLEKVKDLFNEFAIIGKVTGKTLLFKHENKETASLNLEGAKALYNSLPALLGE; encoded by the coding sequence ATGTTTCCTCACGAAGAAGAACTAATAAAAGAGGGGCTCGGCAGAGAGCCGAACGAAGTTGAAAAAGCCATGCTTGAGATAATGTGGAGCGAGCATGCATCATACAAGTCAAGCAGAAAATGGCTCAAGCTTTTACCAACCAAAAATGAGCACGTAATTCTAGGCCCCGGAGAAGATGCAGGCGTTGTAAAGTTTGACGAAAACACTGCCATAGTTGTTGGGATAGAGAGTCACAACCATCCTTCGGCTGTTGAGCCTTATGGTGGAGCAGCAACTGGGGTTGGCGGAATTGTGAGAGATATACTCTGTATGGGTGCTCGTCCCATAGCTTTGCTCGACCCTATACGCTTCGGGCCCCTTGAGAAGGAGCGCAACCGCTATTTGTTCGAGTATGTTGTTAAGGGAATAGCCGATTATGGAAATAGAATCGGTGTTCCAACAGTTGGTGGAGAAACGGAATTTGATGAAAGCCTTGACAACTACACACTTGTGAACGTGGCATGCATTGGTTTAATGAAGCCTGAAGAACTTGTGCACAGCTATGTTGAGGAGAGCGGACTTCTCCTGGTTTTGGTGGGAAACAAAACGGGAAGAGATGGAATCCATGGAGTTACATTTGCGAGCGAAGAGTTAAGCGAGAATGCGGAAGAGGAAGACCGTTCAGCCGTTCAAATTCCAGATCCGTTCACAGAGAAGCTTTTGATTGAGGCAACTCTTGAGGCGTTAAAGACTGGCAAAGTCAAAGCCCTTAAAGACCTCGGTGGTGGGGGTTTAACATGTGCTTCCTCAGAGATGGCCGGGAAGAAAGGTTTTGGAGCCATAATCTATGCAGACAGAGTCCCCCAAAGAGAGCCAAACATGAATCCAATGGAAATCATGATCTCAGAAAGCCAAGAGAGAATGCTCTTTGCCGTTAGAAAGGAAGATGTTAATGAGATAGGTAAGATCTTTGAAAAATACGAACTCGAATGGACTGTTGTAGGCGAAACCATAGAAGAGCCTCGATATATTGTTTATTGGAATGACGAGAAAATAGCAGACCTTCCCATAGATCTCTTAGCAGACGTTCCCATAATAGAGTGGGAAGTTAAGCCATATAATATCGAAAAAGATGTACAAACACCAGAAATCAGCGTTGAGGAGGCTCTCCTTGAAGTTCTGTCAAGCCCGAACATAGTAAGCAAAGCATGGATATGGCAACAATATGATCATGAAGTTCAGGGAAGAACAGTCTTAAAGCCTGGTCTTGATGCAACAGTTCTCAAGATAAACAACGAATATGGTTTAGCCTTTGTGAGCGATGGAAATCCCTCCTATTCTCACTTAAACCCATATCACGGAGCAATGAGCGCTGTTGCTGAAGTGGTAAGAAACCTCGCTAGCGTTGGAGCAAGACCCCTAGCACTCGTAGACAACCTTAACTTTGCCTCACCTGAAAGGCCCGAAGTTTACTGGAGCTTCATAGAGACCATTAAAGGATTGGCTGATGCAGCAAAAGCTTTTGACCTAGCCTATGTCAGTGGAAATGTCAGTTTTTACAACGAGGTAGGAAACAAGCCCATAAAACCAACACCAGTTGTTGCTGGTCTCGGAAAAGTGAAACTTGAAAACACCACAACAATGAGCTTCAAAGACGAAGACGATTTAATAGCGGTAGTGGGAATAACTAAAAAAGAGCTTGGAGGAAGCGAGCTTTACAGAATTTTTGGCATCAAAGAGGGAATCGCTCCGAGAGTTGACCTTGAAAGGGAGAAACAAAATGTTGAGGGCATTTTGAAAGCAATCGAGCTCAAGCTTGTCAAAGCTGTTCATGATGTAAGCAAAGGAGGACTGGCCGTTGCACTTATAGAAATGGCAATTGCAGGAAATAAGGGATTTGAAGTAGACATAGCAAAAATCCCGACAGAAGAGGAGCTTTCACCAGTAGAAGTGCTCTTTTCAGAAACTCAAGGACGATTCATAGTGAGCTTCGAAAAAAAGAACCTCGAGAAAGTTAAAGACCTCTTCAATGAGTTCGCTATTATCGGGAAAGTAACAGGAAAAACACTCCTATTCAAACATGAAAACAAAGAAACTGCAAGTTTAAACTTGGAAGGTGCCAAAGCACTTTATAACTCACTTCCCGCGCTTTTGGGGGAGTGA
- a CDS encoding type II toxin-antitoxin system RelE/ParE family toxin produces the protein MTYRVKAHRQVVKALRSLPKAHYRRFLEFRDILEYEPVPRGKFDIIKLEGSGDLDLYRVRLGDYRMIYSVNWKDKVIKILKLKPRGEAYK, from the coding sequence ATGACATACCGGGTTAAGGCCCACCGGCAGGTTGTGAAGGCTCTTCGGAGTTTGCCTAAGGCTCATTATCGAAGATTCTTGGAGTTTAGAGATATTTTAGAGTATGAACCTGTTCCAAGGGGGAAGTTTGATATAATTAAATTGGAGGGGAGTGGAGACTTGGATCTCTATCGTGTCCGTTTGGGCGATTACAGGATGATTTATTCAGTGAATTGGAAGGATAAAGTCATAAAAATCCTAAAACTCAAACCTAGAGGAGAGGCCTACAAGTAG
- a CDS encoding DUF5646 family protein produces the protein MEKSENVEYVLKELERLKVEIQRLESMLMPVLKDEDITNEEIAELLELARDEDPENWIDADELPEPDD, from the coding sequence ATGGAAAAATCGGAGAACGTTGAGTATGTTTTGAAGGAGTTGGAAAGGCTTAAGGTTGAGATCCAACGCTTAGAGTCAATGCTCATGCCAGTTCTAAAGGACGAGGACATCACTAACGAGGAAATTGCAGAGCTACTTGAGTTGGCCCGGGATGAAGATCCTGAGAATTGGATTGACGCTGATGAACTTCCCGAACCTGACGACTGA